One Streptomyces lincolnensis genomic region harbors:
- a CDS encoding electron transfer flavoprotein subunit alpha/FixB family protein translates to MPDVLVLVDHDGERVHKSTYELLAAARRLGDPAAVVVGTPGTAARLKESLARHGATSVYVAESDEAGEFLATPAVDVLELAVRDACPAAVLVSATTDGREVAGRLAVRLDAGLLIDAVDLDSSGVVTQIVFGGAYTVRSEVTHGTPVIALRPGAVEPEEHPVAAMVRELVVPSVDPATSARITDRRASPAGDRPALTEAAVVVSGGRGVGGAEGFTVVEELADALGGAVGASRAAVDAGYYPHRFQVGQTGKTVSPQLYIALGISGAIQHLAGMQTSRTIVAVNKDAEAPVFGLADYGVVGDLFAVAPQLTEEVTARRAAP, encoded by the coding sequence ATGCCCGATGTCCTCGTCCTCGTCGACCACGACGGGGAACGTGTCCACAAGTCCACCTACGAACTCCTGGCTGCCGCCCGGCGACTGGGGGACCCGGCCGCCGTCGTCGTGGGAACTCCCGGTACCGCGGCGCGACTCAAGGAATCCCTCGCCCGCCACGGTGCCACCAGCGTCTACGTGGCCGAGTCGGACGAAGCCGGCGAGTTCCTCGCCACGCCCGCCGTCGACGTCCTGGAACTCGCGGTTCGGGACGCCTGTCCCGCCGCCGTTCTGGTCTCGGCGACGACGGACGGCAGGGAGGTGGCGGGGCGCCTCGCCGTGCGGCTGGACGCCGGGCTGCTGATCGACGCGGTCGACCTGGACTCCTCCGGGGTGGTCACCCAGATCGTCTTCGGCGGGGCGTACACCGTGCGCTCCGAAGTCACCCACGGCACGCCGGTGATCGCCCTGCGTCCGGGTGCCGTCGAGCCGGAGGAGCACCCGGTCGCGGCGATGGTACGGGAACTCGTGGTGCCGTCGGTCGACCCGGCGACCTCCGCCCGTATCACCGATCGGCGCGCCTCACCCGCGGGCGACCGTCCCGCGCTCACCGAGGCGGCCGTCGTCGTCTCCGGAGGGCGCGGTGTCGGAGGAGCGGAGGGCTTCACGGTGGTGGAAGAGCTGGCGGACGCCCTGGGAGGTGCGGTGGGTGCCTCGCGCGCCGCGGTCGATGCCGGCTACTACCCGCACCGGTTCCAGGTCGGGCAGACCGGCAAGACCGTCTCCCCCCAGCTGTACATCGCGCTGGGCATCTCCGGGGCCATCCAGCACCTCGCCGGAATGCAGACCTCCAGGACGATCGTCGCGGTCAACAAGGACGCGGAGGCACCCGTCTTCGGCCTCGCCGACTACGGCGTGGTGGGCGACCT